In Cryptomeria japonica chromosome 10, Sugi_1.0, whole genome shotgun sequence, a genomic segment contains:
- the LOC131026727 gene encoding E3 ubiquitin-protein ligase RING1-like has protein sequence MSSQYWCHQCNQTIVPMLGDDICCPRCNGGFIEELEAPEQRQAEQQSPIGQMDPRFLALLSGGGLRAPRMVVMEQPPVMMRVMHALGSAMAELHLSEEAEQEENGGGGGGVVVVDPMGVPLFMLQGANTGASVSPLVSGTLGDYFLGQGMEALLQRLAENDPNRYGTPPAAKEAVEALPVVKITEEHLKCELSSECAVCKEEFTVGEETRQLPCKHLYHGDCIFPWLKMHSSCPVCRFQMPSEEGSGKAQSEESTSEGENGNGGSNDGNNSNRWFRISMPFNIIGNLVSYVLRHGNDNNSNQQGNNGNN, from the coding sequence ATGAGTTCGCAGTATTGGTGCCATCAGTGCAACCAGACAATTGTGCCAATGCTTGGAGATGACATCTGTTGCCCGCGCTGTAATGGCGGATTTATTGAAGAATTGGAGGCTCCAGAACAGAGGCAGGCCGAGCAGCAGTCTCCGATTGGACAAATGGACCCGCGATTTTTGGCCCTTTTAAGCGGAGGAGGGCTTAGGGCACCAAGAATGGTGGTGATGGAGCAGCCGCCTGTAATGATGAGGGTGATGCATGCTTTAGGCTCTGCAATGGCGGAGCTGCATCTGAGCGAGGAGGCAGAGCAGGAAGAAAATGGCGGCGGCGGCGGCGGCGTGGTGGTGGTGGACCCCATGGGTGTTCCCCTGTTTATGCTTCAGGGGGCAAATACAGGGGCTTCAGTTTCACCGCTTGTTTCAGGGACCCTGGGGGACTATTTCTTAGGGCAGGGTATGGAGGCTCTGCTGCAGCGTTTGGCGGAGAATGACCCCAACCGTTACGGGACTCCCCCGGCGGCTAAAGAGGCTGTGGAAGCTCTGCCTGTGGTGAAAATTACAGAGGAGCATTTGAAGTGCGAGCTGTCTTCGGAGTGCGCGGTTTGTAAGGAGGAATTTACAGTTGGGGAAGAGACACGTCAGCTGCCATGTAAGCATTTGTATCATGGTGACTGTATCTTTCCCTGGTTGAAGATGCACAGTTCTTGCCCTGTGTGCAGGTTTCAGATGCCTTCAGAGGAGGGGTCAGGTAAGGCCCAATCTGAGGAGTCCACGTCGGAGGGAGAGAATGGGAACGGTGGAAGCAACGATGGGAATAACAGTAACAGATGGTTTAGAATATCTATGCCGTTTAATATCATTGGTAACCTTGTGTCTTATGTTCTCAGACATGGGAATGATAATAACAGCAACCAACAAGGTAACAATGGGAATAATTAG